A genomic region of Marinobacter sp. NP-4(2019) contains the following coding sequences:
- a CDS encoding diguanylate cyclase: MRFVLLHLARLIVLTVCLLLPCSVAVAASQPLSDGWEYRWGDSPFTSDGTPVWTLDAPGQDNWRSIGFPSNPPNRNGREHVWFRVMLPDGEWQEPVLYIFSVDLIVQVYFEGQKIYQYGTFDEQGRGRFEGWPWHEISLPEGFEGKYLYFRVFSDYTDIGLWGEVSIMNRPDLVLYILENSLEALVVAAFSMLIGLLALIFAVLQAKKKSFGSLALFAFASGGMLLAESQASQLLWNVPLAWDYLAAGSYYLLPVAMAMLLEQWLADHRPRMINLVWKVHLVYVVVALGLSLSGAVNLSSTFPPFDALFLVSLVTITLVVIYRFKHLLLEQRIILLAYAIFCVFLVADMAVAHGVLPWGRVPVSWGALLFALAVVMISLWHYARTQQALYKLNLSLEQQVAERTEKAETLARREQARVRLLTFENEKNRMLNDIIAGLQDCFGLNQAFNYLARVMPDLCSPLSGALYLRRDEGMTYERLNHWGYAGKIPAFALILDTSEGLPSPAQVPSRYRETAEDDVAIQDEAEEATACFWITVQSASEGALVMGLLMVEIPENFAARGNGYGAARLFHALEQGLQRIGITLSSIRLHEELQKYSYEDALTGLKNRRYFNQLLKHESAGAVRNQVSLALLIVDIDHFKQFNDTHGHEAGDSALKTVARVLLQQFRDSDVVCRYGGEEFVVIMPGANLSAAREKAENLCRAIRAIHIYHGDQDLGGMTLSVGVAGWPECTDDPDALLGLADRALYKAKESGRDRIEGCPTCTLL, translated from the coding sequence ATGCGCTTTGTATTACTCCACCTCGCCAGACTGATTGTTCTGACGGTTTGCCTTCTCTTGCCGTGCAGTGTCGCAGTGGCTGCATCCCAGCCTCTCTCCGATGGCTGGGAATATCGCTGGGGTGATTCTCCCTTCACCAGTGACGGTACCCCGGTCTGGACACTGGATGCCCCCGGACAAGACAACTGGCGTTCCATTGGTTTCCCATCGAATCCCCCCAACCGGAATGGCCGTGAGCACGTCTGGTTTCGGGTGATGTTGCCTGACGGGGAGTGGCAGGAGCCCGTTCTATACATTTTCAGTGTCGACCTGATCGTTCAGGTGTACTTCGAAGGCCAGAAAATCTACCAGTATGGCACCTTTGATGAACAGGGCCGTGGCCGTTTTGAGGGCTGGCCCTGGCATGAAATCAGCCTGCCTGAAGGATTTGAAGGCAAGTACCTGTACTTCCGGGTGTTCTCGGATTACACGGATATCGGGCTGTGGGGCGAAGTGTCGATCATGAATCGACCGGACCTGGTGCTGTACATCCTTGAAAACTCTCTGGAAGCGTTGGTTGTCGCGGCGTTTTCAATGCTGATTGGCTTGCTGGCACTGATTTTTGCGGTGTTGCAGGCGAAGAAAAAGAGTTTTGGCAGCCTCGCGCTGTTTGCGTTTGCCTCGGGAGGCATGTTGTTGGCGGAGAGTCAGGCCAGCCAACTGCTGTGGAATGTCCCATTGGCCTGGGATTACCTGGCTGCCGGTTCCTACTATCTGTTGCCGGTGGCCATGGCAATGCTGCTGGAACAGTGGCTGGCCGATCATCGTCCGCGAATGATCAACCTGGTGTGGAAAGTTCATCTGGTCTATGTGGTGGTAGCACTGGGGTTATCGCTGAGCGGGGCCGTCAATCTGTCTTCGACGTTCCCGCCGTTTGATGCCCTGTTCCTGGTATCCCTGGTGACCATCACCCTGGTGGTCATTTATCGCTTCAAACACCTGTTGCTGGAACAACGCATCATCCTGCTGGCCTATGCCATCTTTTGTGTGTTCCTGGTTGCGGATATGGCCGTGGCGCACGGGGTGTTGCCCTGGGGGCGGGTGCCTGTCAGTTGGGGCGCGCTGCTGTTTGCGCTGGCGGTGGTGATGATTTCTTTGTGGCATTACGCCCGCACCCAGCAGGCGCTTTACAAGCTGAACCTGTCTCTGGAGCAACAGGTGGCTGAGCGTACGGAGAAAGCCGAGACCCTGGCCAGGCGGGAACAGGCGAGAGTGAGATTGCTGACGTTCGAGAATGAAAAAAACCGGATGCTTAATGACATCATCGCGGGGCTTCAGGACTGCTTCGGACTGAATCAGGCGTTCAACTACCTTGCCCGTGTTATGCCGGATCTTTGCAGCCCCTTGAGCGGAGCACTGTACCTGCGTCGTGACGAAGGCATGACGTATGAGCGACTCAACCACTGGGGTTACGCGGGGAAAATACCGGCGTTTGCACTGATTCTCGATACTTCGGAGGGATTGCCGTCGCCAGCGCAGGTTCCTTCCCGTTATCGGGAAACAGCCGAGGACGACGTCGCTATACAGGACGAGGCGGAGGAAGCAACGGCGTGTTTCTGGATTACGGTTCAGTCGGCCAGTGAAGGGGCCCTGGTGATGGGGTTGTTGATGGTTGAGATTCCTGAGAATTTTGCAGCAAGGGGCAATGGCTATGGCGCAGCCCGGCTGTTCCACGCTCTTGAGCAGGGGTTGCAGCGGATTGGTATTACGTTGTCCAGTATCCGCTTGCACGAGGAGTTGCAGAAATACTCCTACGAGGATGCGCTGACGGGCTTGAAGAACAGACGTTACTTCAATCAGCTACTGAAACATGAGAGTGCGGGTGCGGTACGGAACCAAGTGTCTTTGGCGCTGCTGATTGTCGATATCGATCATTTCAAACAGTTTAACGATACTCATGGCCACGAAGCAGGCGACAGCGCCCTGAAAACCGTGGCCCGGGTGTTGTTGCAACAGTTCCGGGACAGCGATGTGGTGTGCCGGTATGGCGGTGAGGAGTTTGTCGTCATTATGCCGGGGGCAAATCTGTCCGCTGCCAGGGAGAAGGCTGAAAATCTGTGTCGGGCGATTCGAGCCATTCATATCTATCATGGCGATCAGGATCTGGGCGGGATGACGTTGTCGGTGGGGGTTGCCGGTTGGCCGGAGTGCACCGATGATCCAGACGCTCTGCTGGGTCTGGCGGATCGGGCACTGTACAAGGCAAAGGAAAGTGGCAGGGACAGAATAGAGGGGTGTCCCACCTGCACACTGCTGTGA
- a CDS encoding alanine/glycine:cation symporter family protein: MTAIVDFLNSILWGYVLVYGLLAVGVFFTLRLGFLQFVNFGEMVRAIRGSRESDVHGISPFQALCTSLASRVGTGNLAGVAVALYLGGAGAIFWMWMVALVGMATGYAESTLAQLYKVRDGKGQYRGGPAVYISKGLKAPWAAAIFAVCLILSFGLIFNAVQANSIADAMQGAFGAPKLGVGVVIAALAGVVIFGGLRKIVRFAEFVVPFMAGAYVLLALVIMAMNITEVPGVLAMIVKSAFGLEEAAGGAAGSITAAMLNGIKRGLFSNEAGMGSAPNIAATATPAPHHPSSQGLVQAFGVFIDTIIICTATAVMILLAGVLEPGSGVTGTQLTQQAMEAHLGEFGGYFIAIAILFFAFTSIVANYTYAENALIYLKGGNTLGLTLLRLAALAMVIWGGYEAVITVFNAADASMGLMATINLIAIVLLSGTVVKLTRDYLAQRKMGEVPHFKSKDYPELHEKIDSNIWH; this comes from the coding sequence ATGACCGCAATTGTCGATTTCCTGAATTCCATTCTATGGGGCTATGTCCTTGTCTACGGTCTTCTGGCCGTCGGTGTATTCTTTACCCTCCGTCTGGGCTTCCTCCAGTTCGTCAACTTCGGAGAAATGGTCCGGGCCATTCGCGGCTCCCGCGAGAGTGATGTCCACGGCATCTCGCCTTTCCAGGCCCTGTGTACCAGCCTGGCTTCCCGGGTTGGTACCGGCAACCTCGCCGGCGTTGCCGTGGCGCTGTACCTCGGTGGCGCCGGTGCGATTTTCTGGATGTGGATGGTTGCGCTGGTGGGCATGGCCACCGGCTACGCGGAAAGCACCCTGGCGCAGCTGTACAAGGTGCGTGATGGTAAGGGACAGTACCGGGGTGGTCCCGCGGTATACATTTCCAAGGGCCTGAAAGCACCCTGGGCCGCCGCCATTTTTGCGGTCTGCCTGATTCTTTCCTTCGGGCTGATCTTCAATGCGGTACAGGCCAACTCCATTGCCGATGCCATGCAGGGCGCATTCGGCGCCCCTAAGCTCGGTGTCGGAGTTGTCATTGCGGCACTGGCCGGGGTTGTGATCTTTGGTGGCCTGCGCAAGATTGTCCGTTTCGCCGAATTCGTCGTGCCGTTCATGGCCGGAGCTTATGTTCTGCTGGCACTGGTGATCATGGCCATGAATATCACCGAAGTACCAGGCGTACTGGCGATGATCGTGAAGAGCGCCTTCGGACTTGAGGAAGCTGCCGGCGGCGCTGCCGGTTCCATCACCGCCGCCATGCTGAACGGCATCAAACGCGGCCTGTTCTCCAACGAAGCAGGCATGGGCTCCGCGCCAAACATTGCGGCCACCGCCACGCCGGCACCCCACCACCCCTCTTCCCAGGGGCTGGTCCAGGCATTCGGGGTGTTTATCGACACTATCATCATCTGTACCGCCACAGCGGTGATGATCCTGCTGGCCGGTGTACTTGAACCCGGTTCGGGCGTCACCGGCACCCAACTGACCCAGCAGGCCATGGAGGCTCACCTTGGTGAGTTTGGTGGCTATTTCATTGCCATCGCCATTCTGTTCTTTGCCTTCACGTCTATTGTGGCGAACTATACCTACGCAGAAAATGCGCTGATTTACCTCAAGGGGGGCAACACCCTGGGACTGACCCTGTTGCGTCTGGCGGCCCTGGCGATGGTCATCTGGGGCGGGTACGAAGCGGTTATTACCGTCTTCAACGCAGCGGATGCGTCCATGGGACTGATGGCAACGATCAACCTGATCGCCATTGTGCTGTTGTCGGGCACGGTTGTTAAGCTGACCCGGGACTACCTGGCGCAACGTAAAATGGGCGAAGTACCTCATTTCAAATCAAAGGATTACCCGGAACTGCACGAGAAAATCGACAGCAATATCTGGCACTGA
- a CDS encoding universal stress protein, giving the protein MFKKILVAVDGSKTSLKALDKAIEFQKLTPETEIYILCVYKHHSLFEASLSIGRPADMDIPDKVLSEYAKEVVNHAKDMAKEHGATKVRGFVKSGRPSRVIVKFAQEKGADLIVVGTRGTHSDKDGMLLGSVSHRVASNAKCPVLVV; this is encoded by the coding sequence ATGTTCAAGAAGATCCTGGTAGCCGTAGACGGTTCCAAGACATCCCTTAAGGCACTGGATAAGGCCATTGAGTTCCAGAAACTCACGCCGGAAACAGAGATCTATATCCTCTGCGTGTACAAACACCACAGCCTCTTTGAAGCGTCGCTCTCTATTGGCCGCCCGGCAGACATGGATATTCCTGACAAGGTACTGTCTGAATACGCCAAGGAGGTAGTGAACCATGCCAAGGACATGGCCAAGGAACACGGCGCGACCAAGGTCCGCGGGTTTGTGAAAAGCGGCCGGCCATCCAGGGTAATCGTCAAGTTTGCCCAGGAAAAAGGCGCCGACCTTATCGTGGTGGGCACACGGGGCACGCACAGCGACAAGGACGGCATGCTACTCGGCAGCGTGTCCCATCGGGTTGCATCGAATGCCAAGTGCCCGGTCCTGGTCGTGTAA
- a CDS encoding TRAP transporter large permease, protein MATILMVIMIGLLLLGFPMMIPLTTAAVVGFVMMFDGFGQMGTFIQQMMGGIRPASLIAVPMFILAADIMTRGHSADRLIDMVMAFIGHVKGGLAISTATSCTLFGAVSGSTQATVVAVGSPLRPKMLKAGYSDPFTLALIINASDIAFLIPPSIGMIIYGVISETSIAELFIAGVGPGIMILFMFSIYCLIYAYRNNVPTEEKASWKQRAVSVRDALWPLMFPVIIVGGIYGGIFSPTEAAAVCVLYAFFLEFIVFRSLKLHEIYKIAKSTGLITAVVFILVAVGNGFSWIISFAQIPQTILEAVGVNEAGPIGVLIAICVAFFIACMFVDPIVVILVLTPIFAPAIQSTGLDPVLVGVLITLQVAIGSATPPFGCDIFTAIAIFKRPYLEVIRGTPPFIIILIAAAGLIIAFPQIALFLRDLAFAD, encoded by the coding sequence ATGGCAACAATTCTCATGGTCATCATGATCGGGCTACTACTGCTCGGTTTTCCGATGATGATTCCGCTGACGACGGCGGCAGTCGTTGGCTTCGTAATGATGTTCGATGGCTTTGGCCAGATGGGAACTTTCATTCAGCAGATGATGGGGGGTATTCGGCCAGCCTCGCTGATTGCCGTTCCCATGTTTATCCTGGCCGCCGACATCATGACCAGGGGCCACTCGGCCGACCGGCTGATCGACATGGTCATGGCCTTCATCGGCCACGTCAAAGGCGGCCTGGCCATCAGCACCGCGACCTCCTGTACACTGTTTGGTGCGGTTTCGGGTTCCACCCAGGCCACCGTGGTTGCGGTTGGTTCGCCACTGCGCCCCAAGATGCTGAAAGCGGGTTACTCTGACCCCTTTACCCTCGCACTGATAATTAATGCCAGCGATATCGCCTTCCTGATCCCCCCGAGTATCGGCATGATTATCTATGGGGTTATTTCCGAAACCTCCATCGCCGAACTGTTCATTGCGGGTGTTGGTCCGGGCATCATGATTCTGTTTATGTTCTCGATCTACTGCCTGATCTACGCCTACAGGAATAACGTTCCCACGGAGGAGAAAGCCTCCTGGAAGCAACGTGCCGTATCTGTGAGAGATGCGTTATGGCCACTGATGTTCCCGGTCATTATCGTGGGCGGTATTTATGGCGGCATCTTCAGTCCGACCGAAGCCGCAGCGGTTTGTGTTCTGTATGCATTCTTTCTCGAATTCATTGTATTCCGCTCTCTCAAGCTGCATGAGATCTACAAGATTGCCAAATCCACCGGCCTGATCACCGCCGTGGTGTTCATTCTCGTGGCTGTTGGTAACGGGTTCTCCTGGATCATTTCCTTCGCCCAGATTCCGCAAACCATACTCGAAGCCGTTGGCGTCAATGAGGCCGGTCCCATCGGTGTGCTGATTGCCATCTGTGTTGCGTTCTTCATCGCCTGTATGTTCGTGGACCCCATTGTCGTCATTCTGGTACTGACACCAATTTTCGCACCGGCGATTCAGTCCACGGGTCTGGACCCGGTGCTCGTCGGCGTACTCATTACGCTACAGGTTGCCATTGGCTCAGCGACACCACCGTTTGGGTGCGACATTTTTACCGCCATTGCGATCTTCAAACGGCCGTACCTGGAAGTCATTCGAGGGACTCCGCCGTTCATCATTATCCTGATTGCGGCAGCCGGGCTCATCATCGCCTTCCCGCAAATCGCACTGTTCCTGCGTGACCTTGCCTTTGCAGACTGA
- a CDS encoding TRAP transporter small permease, translating to MSEKPTEVEDDTGTYESGLPGFLGTIDEIIAKVEAVMLAAGVILMALNTCTNVIARFVFGQGLFFSGEINRILIILITFAGIGYAARHGRHIRMSAIYDAFPAKGRKVLMIFIALFTSVVMFFLCYHSYGYIETLYGRGRILPALGFEIWWIYIWAPVGFAITGIQYFLTAIKNFTSKDVYLSTGVVDGYADSESEV from the coding sequence ATGTCAGAGAAACCCACCGAGGTAGAAGACGATACCGGCACCTATGAGTCCGGCCTGCCCGGGTTCCTGGGCACCATTGATGAAATCATTGCCAAAGTCGAGGCCGTGATGCTGGCTGCCGGCGTGATTCTCATGGCATTGAACACCTGCACCAACGTGATCGCGCGTTTTGTTTTTGGTCAGGGGCTATTTTTTTCCGGTGAGATCAACCGAATCCTGATTATCCTGATTACCTTCGCGGGTATCGGTTACGCCGCCCGACACGGGCGACACATCCGGATGTCCGCCATTTACGACGCCTTTCCAGCCAAAGGCCGAAAAGTGCTGATGATCTTCATTGCACTGTTCACTTCCGTCGTAATGTTTTTCCTGTGCTATCACTCATACGGCTATATAGAAACACTCTACGGCCGTGGCCGCATTCTTCCGGCATTGGGTTTTGAAATCTGGTGGATCTACATCTGGGCCCCGGTCGGTTTTGCCATTACCGGCATCCAGTATTTCCTCACCGCAATCAAGAACTTCACCAGCAAGGATGTCTATCTCTCCACCGGTGTGGTTGATGGCTACGCTGACAGCGAATCGGAAGTCTGA
- the dctP gene encoding TRAP transporter substrate-binding protein DctP produces MSSLSKFKKLAGISAIAFAAMTAANSVNAANWRYAHEEYEGDVQDVFAYKFKEYIEENSDHTLQIYRFGELGESDDIMEQTQAGILNFVNQSPGFTGSLIPEAQIFFIPYLMPTDMETVIKFFRESEAINEDFPELYAEKGLELLQMYPEGEMVVTVDEPVTSPEGFNNKKIRVMTNPLLSETYDAFGATPTPLPWGEVYGALQTNMIQGQENPIFWIESGGLYEVSPNLVFTGHGWFTTAMMANKNFYDGLSDEDKQLVQDAADYAFEEILVHIDGLADEALAKIQEASDEVTVTRLTDEQIEAFKARAPQVEDKFIEMTGERGKELLEQFKEDLQEVQSD; encoded by the coding sequence ATGAGCAGCTTAAGCAAGTTCAAGAAACTGGCCGGAATTTCAGCGATCGCATTTGCGGCCATGACCGCCGCCAACTCAGTAAACGCTGCCAACTGGCGCTATGCCCATGAAGAATACGAAGGCGACGTCCAGGACGTATTCGCCTACAAATTCAAGGAATACATTGAAGAGAACTCCGACCACACCCTTCAGATTTATCGCTTCGGCGAATTGGGTGAGTCCGACGACATCATGGAACAGACCCAGGCTGGTATCCTCAACTTTGTCAACCAGTCTCCCGGCTTTACCGGTTCCCTGATCCCGGAAGCGCAGATCTTCTTCATTCCATACCTGATGCCCACCGACATGGAAACTGTTATCAAGTTCTTCCGTGAAAGTGAAGCAATCAATGAGGATTTCCCCGAACTCTACGCGGAGAAAGGGCTTGAGCTTCTGCAGATGTACCCGGAAGGCGAAATGGTCGTCACCGTTGACGAGCCTGTCACCAGCCCGGAAGGTTTCAACAACAAGAAGATTCGGGTAATGACTAACCCACTCCTGTCTGAGACCTACGATGCTTTCGGCGCAACCCCGACCCCGCTGCCCTGGGGTGAAGTCTACGGCGCCCTGCAGACCAACATGATTCAGGGTCAGGAAAACCCGATCTTCTGGATTGAATCCGGCGGTCTGTATGAAGTATCTCCGAATCTGGTTTTCACTGGCCATGGCTGGTTCACCACCGCCATGATGGCCAACAAGAATTTCTATGACGGCCTGTCCGACGAAGACAAGCAGCTGGTTCAGGATGCTGCTGATTATGCCTTCGAGGAAATTCTTGTTCACATTGATGGCCTGGCCGACGAAGCACTCGCCAAAATTCAGGAAGCCAGCGATGAGGTCACCGTGACCCGCCTGACCGATGAACAGATCGAAGCCTTCAAAGCCCGTGCTCCTCAGGTAGAGGACAAGTTCATCGAGATGACCGGCGAACGTGGCAAAGAACTGCTGGAGCAGTTCAAGGAAGACCTGCAAGAAGTTCAGAGCGACTGA
- a CDS encoding META domain-containing protein: MEKSWMVWRLPVVAGCLLFIAGCMSQPMMGGGDVPLTNTYWKLQEVAGAPMPDAGAAREAHLILRDDGVVNGFSGCNAFRGEYEVINNRNLVFSRMASTRRACHDVDIPEPAFFRALENTAGVQMDDRYLRLLDANGKELAEFEAISQP; this comes from the coding sequence GTGGAAAAGTCGTGGATGGTATGGCGGTTGCCGGTTGTTGCCGGCTGCCTGTTATTTATAGCGGGGTGTATGTCACAGCCCATGATGGGCGGCGGTGACGTGCCGTTGACCAATACCTACTGGAAGCTTCAGGAAGTCGCTGGAGCGCCGATGCCGGATGCCGGTGCGGCCAGAGAAGCGCACCTGATCCTCCGGGACGACGGTGTCGTGAATGGCTTCAGCGGCTGCAATGCTTTCCGTGGCGAGTATGAGGTCATCAACAACCGGAATCTGGTGTTCAGTCGCATGGCCAGTACCCGCCGTGCCTGCCACGATGTCGATATCCCGGAGCCCGCATTTTTCAGGGCCTTGGAAAATACCGCCGGTGTCCAGATGGACGACCGGTATCTGAGGCTCCTGGATGCCAATGGCAAGGAGCTTGCAGAATTCGAAGCTATAAGCCAGCCCTGA
- a CDS encoding YqiA/YcfP family alpha/beta fold hydrolase: MTTESIHVFLSHGLESGPGSTKIQAMKEAAESFPGVTAVAVDHRSSKDPATRLTQMRQAMEEANAVPERTILAGSSMGGWVCAQTSSEQPVLGCFLLAPALAMPRYPQSSPIIQAAHTQIIHGWDDDVVPVMPVIALAEQQKLPILMVPDGHRLENSLERVVSEFRQFLVRAGL; encoded by the coding sequence ATGACCACCGAATCCATTCACGTATTTCTGTCCCATGGTCTGGAAAGTGGCCCGGGCAGCACCAAGATCCAGGCCATGAAGGAGGCGGCGGAATCTTTCCCGGGCGTCACCGCCGTGGCGGTTGATCATCGCAGCAGCAAAGACCCCGCGACCCGCCTGACACAGATGCGTCAGGCCATGGAGGAGGCAAATGCGGTGCCGGAACGCACCATACTGGCTGGCTCCAGCATGGGTGGCTGGGTCTGTGCGCAAACAAGTTCGGAACAGCCCGTACTCGGTTGCTTCCTGCTGGCGCCGGCACTGGCGATGCCCCGCTACCCGCAATCGAGCCCGATCATTCAGGCCGCCCACACCCAGATCATTCATGGTTGGGACGATGACGTGGTTCCGGTCATGCCGGTCATTGCACTCGCGGAACAACAAAAACTTCCCATCCTGATGGTGCCGGACGGTCATCGCCTGGAGAACAGCCTGGAACGGGTGGTTTCCGAGTTCCGCCAGTTCCTCGTCAGGGCTGGCTTATAG
- a CDS encoding LLM class flavin-dependent oxidoreductase, whose protein sequence is MPQRPPFSLLELASVREGDSVGATLANSVAYARHAEKLGFRRFWLAEHHNMEGISSSATSVLIGHIAGKTDSIRVGSGGVMLPNHPPLVIAEQFGTLACLYPDRIDLGLGRAPGTDPITSRALRRDGLGAEQFPEDVARLQTLLGPLQPGQPVKAIPGAGTNVPIWLLGSSLYSAQLAAMRGLPYAFAGHFAPRLYREALKVYRDHFQPSEQLQAPYAMLAVPAVAADTDDEARWLSTTSYQRILALFRGQPLWMKPPVETMDGLWNAGEEASVRDFLGLQILGGPASVRDQLDRLLDTVDVDELMFTVDIYDPEKRRHALDILKQA, encoded by the coding sequence ATGCCACAACGCCCACCCTTTTCCCTGCTGGAACTGGCCTCCGTTCGCGAAGGCGACTCGGTCGGCGCTACGCTGGCCAATAGCGTGGCCTATGCCCGGCACGCCGAAAAGCTCGGTTTCAGGCGATTCTGGCTGGCAGAACACCACAACATGGAAGGCATCAGCAGCTCGGCCACCTCCGTGTTGATTGGCCATATTGCCGGCAAGACCGACTCCATCCGGGTCGGCTCCGGTGGCGTGATGCTGCCCAACCACCCGCCGCTGGTGATTGCCGAGCAATTCGGCACCCTCGCCTGCCTGTATCCGGACCGCATCGACCTGGGGCTCGGCCGCGCCCCCGGCACCGATCCCATTACCAGCCGTGCCCTGCGACGTGATGGTCTGGGCGCCGAACAGTTTCCGGAAGATGTGGCCCGCCTGCAGACACTGCTGGGACCGTTGCAACCCGGCCAACCGGTCAAGGCGATCCCGGGGGCCGGTACCAACGTGCCGATCTGGCTGCTGGGTTCGAGTCTCTACAGTGCGCAACTGGCCGCCATGCGCGGGCTGCCCTACGCCTTCGCCGGACATTTCGCGCCCCGGCTGTACCGTGAAGCGCTGAAAGTCTATCGCGACCATTTCCAGCCCTCGGAACAACTGCAAGCGCCCTACGCCATGCTGGCGGTACCGGCCGTTGCCGCGGACACGGACGACGAAGCCCGATGGCTGTCCACCACCAGTTACCAACGCATTCTCGCCCTGTTCCGCGGGCAGCCGCTGTGGATGAAACCGCCGGTGGAGACCATGGACGGACTGTGGAACGCCGGCGAAGAAGCCAGTGTGCGGGATTTTCTGGGACTGCAAATACTCGGCGGACCGGCGTCCGTAAGGGATCAATTAGACCGGCTACTGGACACCGTGGACGTGGACGAACTGATGTTCACCGTTGATATCTACGATCCGGAAAAACGCCGCCACGCCCTGGATATCCTCAAACAGGCCTGA